Proteins found in one Magnolia sinica isolate HGM2019 chromosome 5, MsV1, whole genome shotgun sequence genomic segment:
- the LOC131245744 gene encoding probable folate-biopterin transporter 9, chloroplastic, translating into MSHHAALLQILSWGVLALMPVTCGTLPTQMACILLSNLGASFTEVASDALVAEFSEKQKVGELQSYAFMALAAGGILGNLSGGFFVQRTQQPKIMSLIFSLLSFQLVASLTTRENSIDSPQMLDHHLIDSSISGNLRKKFTELSIAIGEDRILRPLSWVVASIAVVPMLSGTIFCYQTQCLKIDPSIIAMSKVIGQLMVLSATVAYNRYLKQFPMQNLVCWMQITYAFSILSDIFLVKQFNVKLGISNEAYILCMSALAEAVAQFKLLPFSVLFANLCPPGCEGSLIAFLASALCLSSIFSGFLGIGFANLIRISPENYSKLPLGILLQFLAALAPMAWISHIPVSQAVEKMKRRIKRSRRKVLLPSGNEEK; encoded by the coding sequence ATGTCCCACCATGCAGCTCTTTTGCAGATTCTTTCGTGGGGGGTGCTAGCATTAATGCCAGTAACCTGCGGAACTCTTCCTACCCAAATGGCATGCATTTTGCTCAGCAACCTTGGAGCATCCTTCACCGAAGTTGCAAGCGACGCTCTCGTTGCTGAATTCAGTGAAAAACAGAAAGTGGGGGAGCTCCAATCCTATGCATTCATGGCACTCGCAGCAGGAGGCATCTTAGGCAATCTGTCTGGAGGATTTTTCGTACAGAGAACCCAACAACCCAAGATCATGTCTCTcatattttctcttctttccttccaaCTAGTAGCGTCGTTAACTACCAGAGAGAATTCCATCGATTCTCCACAAATGTTGGATCATCATCTCATAGACAGCTCCATATCAGGAAATCTAAGAAAAAAGTTCACTGAGCTGAGCATAGCAATTGGCGAAGACAGAATACTCCGTCCCCTTTCTTGGGTTGTAGCTTCCATTGCTGTTGTTCCAATGCTATCTGGAACCATCTTCTGCTACCAAACACAGTGCCTAAAGATCGACCCTTCAATCATTGCAATGTCGAAAGTGATTGGGCAGTTGATGGTTTTATCTGCAACGGTCGCCTACAACAGATACTTGAAACAATTTCCCATGCAAAACCTGGTATGTTGGATGCAGATAACATATGCATTCTCAATTCTATCAGATATCTTCCTAGTGAAACAGTTCAATGTGAAGCTAGGCATTTCGAATGAGGCCTACATACTGTGCATGTCGGCTTTGGCAGAAGCTGTGGCCCAGTTTAAGCTCCTCCCTTTCTCAGTGCTGTTTGCAAACTTATGCCCACCGGGATGCGAAGGATCGCTCATTGCTTTCTTGGCTTCAGCTCTCTGTCTGTCTTCAATATTTAGCGGGTTTCTTGGTATTGGGTTTGCTAATCTGATCCGGATATCGCCAGAGAACTACTCGAAATTGCCTCTGGGGATTCTCCTGCAGTTTTTGGCGGCATTGGCACCTATGGCATGGATATCTCACATACCCGTTTCACAAGCAGTAGAGAAGATGAAGAGGAGAATCAAGAGGAGTAGAAGGAAGGTGCTTTTGCCTTCTGGCAATGAAGAGAAGTGA